Proteins from a genomic interval of Caulobacter rhizosphaerae:
- the dnaE gene encoding DNA polymerase III subunit alpha: protein MSGSEGQGFVHLRVRSAYSLLEGAIKADKIPGLAAAAGMPAAGLVDRNNLFGALEYSVYSKDYGVQPIIGCALAVSGIGAGPTERWARTPTITLLVQNERGYLNLSELSSLAYLESGEMVEPVVPWAKVVEHAEGLILLSGGTDGPIDALLAAGKTAEGEAALAQMQRVFGDRFYVELQRHGLPRQAAAEPGLVHWAYEHDAPLVATNDVYYAKPSLYDAHDALLCISDGAFVGQDERRRVTPEHWFKPAEDMRKLFADLPEACDNTLDIARRCAFMVHKRDPILPSFPTGDGRNEPEELTYQAEEGLRRRLAALPQLAAPEEEYWERLRFELGIIIKMGFPGYFLIVSDFIKWGKEHGIPVGPGRGSGAGSLVAWVLTITDLDPLRFGLLFERFLNPERVSMPDFDVDFCQERREEVISYVQEKYGRDRVAQIITFGSLQARAVLRDVGRVMQLPLGLVDRLCKMVPNNPAAPVTLAQAIDIEPRLKQARDEDANVKACLDVALQLEGLFRNASTHAAGVVIGDRPLTQLTPLYKDPRSDLPATQFNMKWVESAGLVKFDFLGLKTLTVLDRAVKHLKKRGEIIDLGQLPFDDAKTYELLASGQTVGVFQLESQGMRDTLRKMRCSSIEEITALISLYRPGPMDNIDTFVDCKFGRKPVDNLHPSLEKVLKETYGVIVYQEQVMQIAQILAGYSLGEADLLRRAMGKKKKEEMDLQKIRFVAGAKEKGVPEEQSGSIFELVAKFAGYGFNKSHAAAYALISYQTAWLKANTPVEFLAASMSLDLSNTDKLAVFHQDARRFDITVRPPNVNRSGADFEVENGEVLYALGAVRNVGLEAMKHLVAIREEGGPFRDIFDFVERVDPKLVNKRAIENLARAGAFDSIHKNRAQIFASADVLIAHGQSIAADRQGGQHALFGGDPAAGRPRLKKTEPWSQVDLLDEELAAVGFYLTGHPLDDMVGVLRRRRTAMLTEVIPRAEAGMEAFRMCGVVRRRQERASQSGERFAFVSLSDPSGEYEVLFPPEALRKCREVLEPGKAVSIKVRAKARDGEVRFFGDDAEPIEKAIENMVAGLRLHLSPSATEIEALRKRLEPAASPRGGEVSLVAALGGGREIEMKLPGRYTLDAALRGALKTAPGVALLEDV from the coding sequence ATGTCGGGCAGTGAAGGTCAGGGTTTCGTCCACCTTCGCGTGCGCTCGGCCTATTCGCTGCTGGAAGGCGCCATCAAGGCCGACAAGATCCCCGGCCTGGCCGCGGCCGCGGGCATGCCGGCGGCGGGGCTGGTGGACCGCAACAACCTGTTCGGCGCGCTGGAATATTCCGTCTATTCCAAGGACTACGGTGTTCAACCGATCATCGGCTGCGCCCTGGCGGTGTCGGGTATCGGGGCGGGGCCGACCGAGCGCTGGGCGCGTACGCCGACCATCACCCTGCTGGTCCAGAACGAGCGGGGCTATCTGAATCTTTCGGAACTGTCGTCCCTGGCCTATCTGGAAAGCGGCGAGATGGTCGAGCCGGTCGTGCCCTGGGCCAAGGTGGTCGAGCACGCCGAGGGGTTGATCCTGCTGTCGGGCGGAACCGACGGCCCGATCGACGCCCTGCTGGCGGCCGGCAAGACCGCCGAGGGCGAGGCCGCGCTGGCGCAGATGCAGCGGGTGTTCGGCGATCGCTTCTATGTCGAGCTGCAGCGTCACGGCCTGCCGCGCCAGGCCGCCGCCGAGCCGGGCCTGGTCCACTGGGCCTATGAGCACGACGCGCCTCTGGTCGCCACCAACGACGTCTATTACGCCAAGCCCAGCCTGTACGACGCCCACGATGCGCTGCTGTGCATTTCCGACGGCGCCTTCGTCGGCCAGGACGAGCGGCGGCGGGTGACGCCCGAGCACTGGTTCAAGCCGGCCGAGGACATGCGCAAGCTGTTCGCCGACCTGCCCGAGGCCTGCGACAACACCCTCGATATCGCCCGCCGCTGCGCCTTCATGGTGCACAAGCGCGACCCGATCCTGCCCAGCTTCCCCACCGGTGACGGCCGCAACGAACCCGAGGAGCTGACCTATCAGGCCGAGGAAGGCCTGCGCCGGCGGCTGGCGGCGCTGCCGCAACTGGCCGCGCCGGAAGAGGAATATTGGGAACGGCTGAGGTTCGAGCTCGGCATCATCATCAAGATGGGCTTTCCGGGCTATTTCCTGATCGTGTCGGACTTCATCAAGTGGGGTAAGGAACACGGCATCCCGGTGGGACCGGGACGGGGTTCGGGCGCGGGGTCTCTGGTCGCGTGGGTGCTGACCATCACCGATCTCGACCCGCTGCGCTTCGGGTTGCTGTTCGAGCGCTTCCTCAATCCCGAGCGGGTGTCGATGCCCGACTTTGACGTCGACTTCTGCCAGGAGCGGCGCGAGGAGGTGATCTCCTACGTGCAGGAGAAATACGGCCGCGACCGCGTGGCCCAGATCATCACCTTCGGCAGTCTGCAGGCCCGCGCCGTGCTGCGGGATGTCGGGCGGGTGATGCAACTGCCGTTGGGCCTGGTCGACCGGCTCTGCAAGATGGTGCCCAACAACCCGGCCGCGCCGGTCACCCTGGCCCAGGCCATCGACATCGAGCCGCGCCTCAAGCAGGCCCGCGACGAAGACGCCAACGTCAAGGCCTGCCTGGACGTGGCCCTGCAACTGGAGGGGCTGTTCCGCAACGCCTCGACCCACGCCGCCGGCGTGGTGATCGGCGACCGGCCCCTGACCCAGCTGACCCCGCTCTACAAGGATCCGCGCTCGGACCTTCCGGCCACCCAGTTCAACATGAAGTGGGTCGAGAGCGCCGGCCTGGTGAAGTTCGACTTCCTTGGGCTCAAGACGCTCACGGTGCTGGATCGGGCGGTCAAGCACCTCAAGAAGCGCGGCGAGATCATCGATCTTGGCCAGCTGCCGTTCGACGACGCCAAGACCTACGAGCTCCTCGCCTCCGGCCAGACGGTCGGCGTGTTCCAGCTGGAAAGCCAGGGCATGCGCGACACGCTGCGCAAGATGCGCTGCAGCTCGATCGAGGAGATCACCGCGCTGATCTCGCTCTATCGTCCCGGCCCGATGGACAACATCGACACGTTCGTCGACTGCAAGTTCGGCCGCAAGCCCGTCGACAACCTGCACCCCTCGCTGGAGAAGGTGCTCAAGGAGACCTACGGCGTCATCGTCTACCAGGAACAGGTGATGCAGATCGCCCAGATCCTGGCGGGTTACAGCCTGGGCGAAGCCGATCTTCTGCGCCGGGCCATGGGCAAGAAGAAGAAGGAGGAGATGGATCTCCAGAAGATCCGTTTCGTCGCCGGCGCCAAGGAAAAGGGCGTGCCGGAGGAGCAGTCGGGCTCGATCTTCGAACTGGTGGCCAAGTTCGCCGGCTACGGCTTCAACAAGTCGCACGCGGCCGCCTATGCCCTGATCTCCTACCAGACGGCCTGGCTGAAGGCCAATACACCGGTCGAGTTCCTGGCCGCCTCGATGAGCCTGGACCTGTCGAACACGGACAAGCTGGCGGTCTTCCACCAGGACGCCCGGCGCTTCGACATCACCGTGCGGCCGCCCAACGTCAACCGCTCGGGCGCGGACTTCGAGGTCGAGAACGGCGAGGTGCTCTATGCGCTGGGCGCGGTGCGCAATGTCGGGCTGGAGGCCATGAAGCACCTGGTCGCCATCCGCGAGGAGGGCGGGCCGTTCCGCGACATCTTCGACTTCGTCGAACGGGTCGACCCCAAGCTAGTCAACAAGCGGGCGATCGAGAACCTGGCCCGGGCCGGGGCTTTCGACTCGATCCACAAGAACCGCGCCCAGATCTTCGCCTCGGCGGACGTGTTGATCGCCCATGGCCAGAGCATCGCCGCCGACCGCCAGGGCGGCCAGCACGCCCTGTTCGGCGGCGATCCGGCCGCCGGCCGGCCGCGCCTGAAGAAGACCGAGCCCTGGAGCCAGGTCGACCTCTTGGACGAGGAACTGGCGGCCGTCGGCTTCTATCTGACCGGCCACCCGCTGGACGACATGGTCGGGGTGCTGCGCCGCCGCCGCACGGCCATGCTGACCGAGGTCATCCCGCGCGCCGAGGCCGGCATGGAGGCCTTCCGCATGTGCGGCGTGGTCCGCCGCCGCCAGGAGCGGGCTTCGCAGAGCGGCGAGCGCTTCGCCTTCGTCTCGCTGTCTGACCCCAGCGGAGAGTACGAGGTGCTGTTTCCGCCAGAGGCCTTGCGCAAGTGCCGCGAGGTGCTGGAGCCGGGCAAGGCGGTGTCGATCAAGGTCCGCGCCAAGGCCCGCGACGGCGAGGTGCGGTTCTTTGGCGACGACGCCGAGCCCATCGAGAAGGCCATCGAGAACATGGTGGCGGGCCTGCGCCTGCACCTGTCGCCCTCGGCGACCGAGATCGAGGCCCTGAGAAAGCGGCTCGAGCCGGCCGCCTCGCCGCGCGGCGGCGAGGTCAGCCTGGTCGCGGCCCTGGGCGGCGGCCGCGAGATCGAGATGAAGCTGCCTGGGCGCTACACGCTCGACGCCGCCCTGCGCGGCGCCTTGAAGACCGCGCCGGGCGTAGCCCTGTTGGAAGATGTGTGA
- the sidA gene encoding cell division inhibitor SidA codes for MVRIARESLALVSVVSFVWMMCQVAQLVA; via the coding sequence ATGGTCCGTATCGCGCGTGAGTCTTTGGCTCTTGTATCTGTCGTCAGCTTCGTCTGGATGATGTGTCAGGTCGCCCAGCTAGTGGCCTGA
- a CDS encoding ABC transporter ATP-binding protein produces the protein MSSPVLALRGVERTYVTEAGALNVLRGVDLDVYPGEVVGLIGPSGSGKSSLLHAAGLLEKPNAGLIALDGRDCSKLSERQRTKMRLSTVGFVYQFHHLLPEFSALDNVAMPAMIAGKGRGEAREAAQVMLEQLGLAQRIEHQPGQMSGGEQQRVAIARALANSPKLLLADEPTGNLDPANSAAVFQALYDQARKRGVAALIATHNMELARYMDRVFALKDGHLVAQSF, from the coding sequence CACCGAGGCCGGCGCCCTGAACGTGCTGCGCGGCGTCGACCTGGACGTCTATCCGGGCGAGGTCGTGGGCCTGATCGGTCCGTCCGGTTCGGGCAAGTCGTCGCTGCTGCACGCGGCCGGCCTGCTGGAAAAGCCCAACGCCGGCCTGATCGCCCTGGACGGCCGCGACTGCTCCAAGCTGTCCGAGCGCCAGCGCACCAAGATGCGGCTGTCGACCGTCGGCTTCGTCTACCAGTTCCACCACCTGCTGCCCGAGTTCAGCGCGCTCGACAACGTGGCCATGCCGGCGATGATCGCGGGCAAGGGCCGGGGTGAGGCGCGCGAGGCGGCCCAGGTGATGCTCGAGCAACTGGGCCTGGCTCAGCGCATCGAGCACCAGCCGGGCCAGATGTCCGGCGGCGAGCAGCAGCGCGTGGCCATCGCCCGGGCGCTGGCCAACAGCCCGAAGCTGCTGCTGGCCGACGAACCGACCGGCAACCTCGACCCGGCCAATTCGGCGGCGGTGTTCCAGGCCCTGTACGATCAGGCCCGTAAAAGGGGCGTGGCGGCCCTGATCGCCACCCACAACATGGAGCTGGCCCGCTACATGGACCGGGTCTTCGCTCTGAAGGACGGCCACCTGGTGGCGCAGAGCTTCTAG
- a CDS encoding nucleoside hydrolase, with protein sequence MRLIIDTDTAGDDVFSLMLALRRPDVSVEAITIAHGNVGFEQHAENALATLEACERGGEIPVYLGAQRPFTRAPLDAAYVFGADGMSDSGFAKTVQRPSPGHAADEIVRRVMDAPGEITLIAQAALTNIALAYLREPRIAQAVKRLWIMGGTDNGVGNVTPAAEYNFYVDPEAAKIVINAGFPTSIVTWTETLRDGLLTVDQLAALEALGTPRAAFFTKVNRTSLAFAQETQGLDGSLHPDALTCAVALDETLILESDMAVVDVETIGELTRGYLSVSHPILPDIELADPALKRRPPNARMIRKIDQAGFYAAMRAALL encoded by the coding sequence ATGCGCCTGATCATCGACACCGACACCGCCGGGGACGACGTGTTCTCCCTGATGCTGGCCCTGCGCCGCCCGGACGTGAGCGTCGAGGCCATCACCATCGCCCACGGCAATGTCGGCTTCGAGCAGCACGCCGAGAACGCCCTGGCCACCCTGGAAGCCTGCGAACGCGGCGGCGAGATCCCGGTCTATCTGGGCGCCCAGCGGCCGTTCACCCGCGCGCCGCTGGACGCGGCCTATGTGTTCGGGGCCGACGGCATGAGCGACAGCGGCTTTGCGAAGACCGTCCAGCGCCCCTCCCCCGGCCACGCGGCCGACGAAATCGTGCGGCGGGTGATGGACGCGCCCGGCGAGATCACCCTGATCGCCCAGGCCGCCCTGACCAACATCGCCCTGGCCTATCTGCGCGAGCCGCGCATCGCCCAGGCGGTCAAGCGCCTGTGGATCATGGGCGGAACCGACAACGGGGTCGGCAACGTCACCCCCGCGGCCGAGTACAATTTCTATGTCGATCCGGAAGCGGCCAAGATCGTGATCAACGCCGGCTTTCCGACGAGCATCGTCACCTGGACCGAGACGCTGCGGGACGGCCTGCTGACCGTGGACCAACTGGCGGCGCTGGAGGCCCTGGGCACGCCGCGCGCGGCGTTCTTCACGAAGGTCAACCGCACCTCCCTGGCCTTCGCCCAGGAAACCCAAGGCCTGGACGGCAGCCTGCATCCGGACGCCCTGACCTGCGCCGTGGCGCTGGACGAGACCCTGATCCTGGAGTCCGACATGGCCGTGGTCGATGTCGAGACGATCGGCGAGCTGACGCGCGGCTATCTGAGCGTCTCCCACCCGATCCTGCCGGACATCGAACTGGCGGATCCGGCTCTGAAGCGCCGGCCGCCCAACGCCCGGATGATCCGGAAGATCGACCAGGCGGGCTTCTACGCCGCCATGCGGGCCGCGCTGCTCTAG
- a CDS encoding DUF5076 domain-containing protein gives MNVLGIPPAALRDAEALELARVWIAERGLHCSLRVGLYADDGASGETRAWAIILADMAGHIADALSAAGMGSRADLLDALADRFNAEVASPTSARRAEWGVEAS, from the coding sequence ATGAACGTACTTGGAATTCCGCCGGCGGCGCTGCGCGACGCCGAAGCCCTGGAACTGGCCCGGGTCTGGATCGCCGAGCGGGGGCTGCACTGCTCCCTGAGGGTGGGCCTCTATGCCGACGATGGTGCGTCAGGAGAGACCAGAGCCTGGGCCATCATCCTGGCCGACATGGCGGGACATATCGCCGATGCGCTGAGCGCCGCGGGCATGGGGTCTCGGGCGGACTTGCTGGACGCGCTGGCCGACCGTTTCAACGCGGAGGTGGCTTCGCCCACATCCGCGCGTAGGGCCGAATGGGGCGTGGAGGCGAGCTGA
- a CDS encoding haloacid dehalogenase-like hydrolase, whose translation MLAVFDLDGTLLDSDSTALWLWDRARRSLPRLLAILLVAPVAIPMVIAPRTRRTGASILLWIATVGLDERELQDSCAAFASRFQAGALPLRWRRQGVETLEGHFARGDEVVVVTAAPTVLAQSLIGPLDRPIVVLGTSLKRQAGGWVADVHCRHQRKCQALAEAGHGPRWAYAYTDSLDDLPLLRGADAPMIVGCGKAARRRLGRARLPNGRAMAW comes from the coding sequence ATGCTCGCGGTGTTCGACCTCGACGGCACCTTGCTGGACAGCGATTCCACGGCGCTGTGGCTGTGGGACCGGGCTCGCCGTTCCCTGCCCCGCCTGCTGGCCATCCTGCTGGTTGCGCCGGTCGCCATTCCGATGGTGATCGCGCCCCGCACGCGGCGGACCGGGGCCTCGATCCTGCTGTGGATCGCCACGGTCGGGCTGGACGAGCGAGAACTGCAGGACTCGTGCGCCGCGTTCGCCAGCCGTTTCCAGGCGGGCGCCCTGCCCCTCCGCTGGCGCCGACAAGGGGTCGAGACCCTGGAAGGTCACTTCGCCCGTGGCGACGAGGTGGTGGTGGTCACCGCGGCGCCAACCGTCCTGGCCCAATCCCTGATCGGTCCGCTTGATCGACCGATCGTCGTCTTGGGCACCTCGCTCAAGCGTCAGGCCGGCGGCTGGGTGGCCGACGTTCATTGCCGCCACCAGCGCAAGTGCCAGGCCCTGGCCGAGGCCGGCCATGGCCCGCGTTGGGCCTACGCCTATACCGACAGCCTCGACGACCTGCCGCTGCTCCGCGGGGCCGACGCGCCGATGATCGTCGGCTGCGGCAAGGCCGCCAGGCGCCGTCTTGGCCGCGCCCGCCTGCCCAACGGCCGCGCCATGGCGTGGTAG
- a CDS encoding GFA family protein, giving the protein MARHEGGCQCGAVRYAVELELDKLIACNCSRCGKLGSVLAFAPASAFELKQGQDSLTEYRFNSHKISHLFCKTCGIQSFGRGVGPDGAEMAAINVRTLDDVDVFALEPHRFDGKSL; this is encoded by the coding sequence ATGGCCAGACATGAAGGCGGCTGCCAGTGCGGCGCGGTGCGCTATGCGGTCGAGCTCGAACTCGACAAGCTGATCGCCTGCAACTGCTCGCGATGCGGCAAGCTGGGGTCGGTGCTGGCCTTCGCCCCCGCCTCGGCGTTCGAGCTGAAGCAGGGCCAGGACTCCCTGACTGAATACCGCTTCAACAGCCACAAGATCTCGCACCTGTTCTGCAAGACCTGCGGGATCCAATCCTTCGGCCGCGGTGTCGGGCCGGACGGGGCCGAGATGGCGGCGATCAATGTGCGCACCCTGGACGACGTGGACGTCTTCGCGCTGGAACCCCACCGGTTCGACGGCAAGTCGCTCTAG
- a CDS encoding HNH endonuclease, with translation MKAVFDTKPNSGYDDAFDQYHFPRRSNYMAAALAAQGDWVVLREPQRNGGRRAYVAVAKVLDVRPDPRRLDHAYAKLGDYLPFDAPVPFVGQDGYWETPLRAIGNPSRIGAGVQGRAMRSLDDADFAAIVLAGLNQTLEPANAQRLGPPGGFLEIGEPFMFDVPPIEQARRVEAMLVNRKIRDANFRRQVCEAYDDRCAVTGLRIINGGGRSEVQAAHIWPVSHGGPDVVQNGIALSGTIHWLFDRHLISLTDDYRLLVSHNKVPSELRGLFANQMDRIHLPADPRLRPHPTYVARHRQAFVDA, from the coding sequence GTGAAGGCTGTCTTCGATACCAAGCCCAACTCAGGCTATGACGACGCTTTCGATCAGTACCACTTTCCCAGGCGCAGCAACTACATGGCCGCCGCGCTCGCGGCGCAAGGCGATTGGGTCGTCCTACGCGAACCTCAGCGAAACGGAGGCCGGCGGGCCTACGTCGCCGTGGCGAAGGTTCTCGACGTCAGGCCTGACCCGCGGCGGCTGGATCACGCCTACGCCAAGCTTGGTGACTATCTGCCCTTTGACGCGCCAGTGCCCTTTGTCGGACAGGACGGCTACTGGGAGACGCCGCTCCGCGCCATTGGGAACCCCAGCCGGATCGGCGCGGGCGTGCAAGGTCGGGCGATGCGCTCCCTAGATGACGCGGATTTCGCCGCCATCGTTCTGGCCGGTCTGAACCAGACCTTGGAACCCGCAAACGCACAGCGGCTGGGCCCGCCCGGGGGTTTTCTCGAGATCGGCGAGCCCTTCATGTTCGATGTTCCGCCCATTGAACAGGCTCGACGCGTCGAGGCGATGCTGGTCAATCGCAAGATCCGCGACGCCAATTTCCGGCGACAGGTCTGCGAGGCCTATGACGATCGCTGCGCGGTTACCGGCCTGCGGATCATCAATGGCGGCGGCCGCTCGGAAGTCCAGGCCGCGCATATCTGGCCCGTGAGCCATGGTGGTCCCGACGTCGTGCAGAACGGAATCGCCCTGTCGGGCACGATCCACTGGCTGTTCGACCGCCACCTGATCTCGTTGACCGACGACTACCGATTGCTGGTGTCGCACAACAAGGTTCCCAGTGAATTGCGAGGCCTGTTCGCCAATCAGATGGACCGCATCCACCTGCCGGCGGACCCGCGCCTGCGACCGCATCCGACCTATGTCGCGCGCCATCGTCAGGCCTTCGTCGACGCTTGA